One window of the Triticum dicoccoides isolate Atlit2015 ecotype Zavitan chromosome 3B, WEW_v2.0, whole genome shotgun sequence genome contains the following:
- the LOC119279473 gene encoding uncharacterized protein LOC119279473, which yields MGDPAPPAWMAAAARKWLEDAGAIAEDGAGAGDGRRAFNALPLFGVRVSLAERGRAVCSLRVPAHLTDADGNWHAGAIAAAVDDVCAAAIMSVEGIIKVSVHYDISYFAPAKHHEEVEMDGRVVDQKGRMTAVTTEVRKKESGELVAIGRQWMTTSRPKGYHGSKLWAVAPLGAVVALTNVWNGKDDADLYSEDGLTYVSLLVLLRVQQGYSCLTEYVVRKRPRSNQIKHTQHKHMDDAAAEAEALRLRLAAIARKWLEDPRADYAGNVTDAASQKRHALNSLVLGGARISLSEHGRVVCSFHVPPPLTDSDGTWHAGALAAAVDNMCSAVVFTVVGAPTATVHYGLSYFSPVACNEEVQLDGRVVGRKGKLTAAVVRVRKMGSGELVAIGRQWMTPAWPTKSNKSRSSL from the exons ATGGGCGACCCGGCGCCGCCCGCGTGGATGGCCGCCGCGGCCCGCAAGTGGCTCGAGGACGCCGGCGCCATCGCGGAGgatggcgccggcgccggcgacggcCGCAGGGCTTTTAACGCGCTGCCGCTGTTCGGCGTGCGCGTGTCCCTCGCCGAGCGCGGCCGCGCCGTCTGCTCGCTCCGCGTGCCCGCCCACCTCACG GACGCAGACGGGAACTGGCACGCGGGGGCTATCGCGGCGGCGGTGGACGACGTTTGCGCGGCGGCGATCATGTCGGTGGAGGGCATCATCAAGGTCTCCGTCCACTACGACATCTCCTACTTCGCGCCGGCCAAGCACCAT GAGGAGGTGGAGATGGACGGAAGGGTGGTCGATCAGAAAGGGAGGATGACGGCGGTGACGACGGAAGTCCGGAAGAAGGAGTCCGGCGAGCTGGTGGCGATCGGCCGGCAGTGGATGACCACCTCCAGACCAAAGGGATATCACGGAAGCAAGCTATG GGCGGTGGccccgttgggcgccgtggtggcgttgaCGAATGTCTGGAATGGCAAGGATGATGCGGATCTCTATTCTGAAGATGG ATTAACATATGTGTCGCTTCTCGTGCTCCTACGGGTACAACAAGGCTATAGCTGCCTAACGGAGTACGTAGTTAGGAAGCGTCCAAGGTCCAACCAAATCAAGCACACGCAACACAAACACATGGACGACGCGGCGGCGGAGGCCGAAGCGCTGCGGCTCCGGCTGGCCGCAATCGCCAGGAAGTGGCTGGAGGACCCCCGCGCGGACTACGCCGGCAACGTCACCGACGCGGCCAGCCAAAAGCGCCACGCGCTCAACTCGCTGGTGCTGGGCGGCGCACGCATCTCCCTCTCCGAGCACGGCCGCGTCGTCTGCTCGTTCCACGTGCCGCCGCCGCTCACC GACTCGGACGGGACGTGGCACGCGGGGGcactggcggcggcggtggacaacATGTGCTCGGCGGTGGTCTTCACGGTGGTGGGCGCGCCCACGGCCACCGTCCACTACGGCCTGTCCTACTTCTCGCCCGTCGCGTGCAAC GAGGAGGTTCAATTGGACGGGCGGGTGGTGGGCCGGAAGGGGAAGCTGACGGCCGCTGTCGTGCGGGTGCGGAAGATGGGATCCGGCGAGCTGGTGGCGATAGGGAGGCAGTGGATGACCCCTGCCTGGCCAACAAAGAGCAACAAAAGTAGGAGCAGCCTCTGA